The following DNA comes from Phycisphaerae bacterium.
TCCGATCGGATCGGGTCCAGCCCGGTCGTCGGTTCGTCGTACAGAATCACCTGCGGCTCCATGGCGATCGCCCGGGCCAACGCCACCCGCTTCTTCTGACCGCCGGAAAGCTGCGAGGGCGTCTTCCCCTCGATGCCGGCCAGACCCACCAGCTTCAGCTTGTTGGCCACGATCTCAGCGATCTCCCGGTCGCGCTTGTCGGTGTGCTGCCGCAGCGGAAACGCCACGTTTTCGCCCGCGGTCATCGAGTCAAATAACGCACCGCCCTGAAACAGAAAACCGAACCGCGTCCGCATCGCCTCCAACTCGTGGCCCTTCAGGCTTCCGATCTCCGTCCCCTCAAACCGGACGTGTCCGCGATCCGGCCCGATCAGCCCGATGATCGTCTTGAGCAGCACCGACTTGCCCGTGCCGCTCTCGCCGAGCACGACCGTCGTCTTGCCCCGCTCGAACCGCACGTTCATCTCGTCCAGGACCACCAGGCTCCCGAACCGTTTGCTCACGTTTTCCAGCTCAATGATCCAGTCCATGAAAAACCGTTCTCAGAACACGCTCTTGAAACCCCACACCAGCTCGTAGATCCCCTTGAACAGCACCGCCATGAAGAAATCGAACGTCAAAATCGCCACGAAGCTGATGACGAACGCCTCGGTGCACGCCCGCCCGACGCCCTCCGCCCCGCCCCGGGTGCCAAAGCCCTTGTAGCAGGCCACCATCGCGATCGACCCGCCGAACAGAACGCTCT
Coding sequences within:
- a CDS encoding ABC transporter ATP-binding protein; this encodes MIELENVSKRFGSLVVLDEMNVRFERGKTTVVLGESGTGKSVLLKTIIGLIGPDRGHVRFEGTEIGSLKGHELEAMRTRFGFLFQGGALFDSMTAGENVAFPLRQHTDKRDREIAEIVANKLKLVGLAGIEGKTPSQLSGGQKKRVALARAIAMEPQVILYDEPTTGLDPIRSDVINELIIRLQQRLGVTSVVVTHDMTSAFKVADRMLMLYKGKFIFDGTPEELRQSREERVRRFVAGEAPKEDLEAIGIQ